GAAGATATTTAGTGATATTAGAGGCAAGTTGGGCTGTTGGTAGTATTTTAATAGCTCTTTTTGCTGTCACTTTGGGCGAAAAATTAGGCTGGAGATGGGATTTTTATATTTTTTCAATTGGAATTATTTCTTTAATTCCGTTTTTTAGAAAAAAAGATACTCCAAAATATATATTTGAAAAAAGAGGGGTTGAAGGTTTAAAAAAGATTTTTAACAAAGTACCTGAAAATATTGAAGAGATAGAAAAAGTAAAGGTAACTTTCAGTGGACTTTTTAGAAAAGAACATATAAAACAAACTATTTTAGTTATTGTATCTTGGTTTGTGGTTAGTTTTGTATATTATGCATTATTTTCATGGGCACCAAAGATATTTATTGCAAGTTTAGGGATAACTATTACAAAGGCAAAATGGTATACATTCTTTGTATATCTCGCACAGCTTCCGGGTTATCTTTCAGTTGCTTATTTGATTGAAAAGTGGGGACGTAAAAAAACTCTTGCAACATATTTCATAGGTATGGGTTTATCTTCTTTCCTATTGCTGCTTGCAACTGGCAATTTGAGCTTTCTGTTTATAGTATTGATCCTTTCATTTTTCACTTTGGGAGTTTGGGGACTTGTGTACGCATATACTCCTGAGCTATTTCCAACTTCATTTAGGGGAACTGCAAATGGTGTTGCAGGTGCAACTGCAAGAATAGCAGGAATTATTGCCCCGTACTTTACTGGTTATTTCGTTGACAAATCTATAGTAGCAGCTCTTTCATTTGTGTCTTTGTTTGCTATATTTGCAGCGGTTATGACTCTTGTATTGGGAGTAGAGACAAAAGATAAAGCGGTAAATTAAATAAAAGTAATATTTTTTAAAATAAAGGCTCCATATTGGAGCCTTTATTTATTTGACTGTAAAATCGTTTTATGATATACTATTATCAGACAAAGATAAAGAGTGATAAGATGGCTGATAAATGGGGTGAGAAAATGAAAGAATTGTCTACAAGACAAGAGCAGATATTATATTGTCTTGTAAGAGAATATGTGAAATCTGGGACCCCAGTAAGTTCTCAAAAGATTTTAGAATCTACAAATCTTGAGTGGAGTGGTGCAACTGTAAGAAATGATATGAGAAAGTTAGATTATCTTGGATACGTATTTCAGCCACATACTTCTGCGGGAAGAGTCCCGACAGATAAAGGTTTAAGATTTTACGTAAATGAAATATTAAAACTTAGAAAAGAAACAAAGAAATCAGGAAGTTCTATAGACGTTAGTATAGATTTTCCAATAGGTGACTTGGATAAGATTATTCAAGGTGCTGCAAAGCTACTTGCAACCACAGTTAAAGCTTTTGTTATAATTGAAAAACCTAATCCTATGTATTTAAGAATTAGAAGAGTTGTTTTAACACCAGTTACTAAAAACTTTTCCATTGTTAATATAATTACCGAACTTGGACTTACATCAGTTCTTCCAATTCAGCATTCAGAAATTTACAATATTCAAGAAATAGA
This DNA window, taken from Thermosipho africanus Ob7, encodes the following:
- a CDS encoding MFS transporter; its protein translation is MKIDQVVDLIVSKKEQKNLLILTSILWIIGSAGVMVMPFVVPDLVSEWNLTTVQASSLISSVFIGMLLGALFSGIILDYFGRKIGVIFYLLVTVIFTVLFGFSKSFGSAYVFRLLSGFGYGGLLPSVNTYLSEYTSIRLRGRYLVILEASWAVGSILIALFAVTLGEKLGWRWDFYIFSIGIISLIPFFRKKDTPKYIFEKRGVEGLKKIFNKVPENIEEIEKVKVTFSGLFRKEHIKQTILVIVSWFVVSFVYYALFSWAPKIFIASLGITITKAKWYTFFVYLAQLPGYLSVAYLIEKWGRKKTLATYFIGMGLSSFLLLLATGNLSFLFIVLILSFFTLGVWGLVYAYTPELFPTSFRGTANGVAGATARIAGIIAPYFTGYFVDKSIVAALSFVSLFAIFAAVMTLVLGVETKDKAVN
- the hrcA gene encoding heat-inducible transcriptional repressor HrcA; the encoded protein is MKELSTRQEQILYCLVREYVKSGTPVSSQKILESTNLEWSGATVRNDMRKLDYLGYVFQPHTSAGRVPTDKGLRFYVNEILKLRKETKKSGSSIDVSIDFPIGDLDKIIQGAAKLLATTVKAFVIIEKPNPMYLRIRRVVLTPVTKNFSIVNIITELGLTSVLPIQHSEIYNIQEIEEFLNKSLDGILLSEFRAKLREVVERFSWVGGRLKEFIELSEKIASEKYEEYITEGVFNLVNAKRFDEEKLKEIVRFSTNEEYYSKIFELGEGIFIGKEHNIKNFEQYSILIMPYFVFNREVGKIAVIFDKFSDYNRVFDSVEYVVNRLTEYFTVVARNVE